A genome region from Hevea brasiliensis isolate MT/VB/25A 57/8 chromosome 9, ASM3005281v1, whole genome shotgun sequence includes the following:
- the LOC110631735 gene encoding uncharacterized protein LOC110631735, producing MPFQMKIQPIDSHTHEESTRLEPAKLVVKSRLKRLFELQFLRNSATEKVGIVDEPHFHKDGANGSTEFEPSSLCLAKMVQNFIEESNEKQLSTAVRCGRSRCNCFNGKCNDSSEDEFEAFGGFGDSNFVSSSEGIEILKSLVPCASVSERNLLADTAGIVDKNKICKRKDDFSMRIVTDGLQALGYDVSICKSRWEKSPTHPSGEYEYIDVIISGERLLIDIDFRSEFEIARSTKAYKSLLQSIPHIFVGKAGRLQKIISVVSNAAKQSLKKKGMHIPPWRKAEYVEAKWLSPYLRATPPLSSYKTGPKPQKEQTLVPKGINNFPPSGKEENSLEDTELGESVFALSSESSEEEENETVVREWKPPEIKPKSFQIGVKIVTGLASVIEDEP from the exons ATGCCTTTTCAGATGAAGATCCAGCCAATCGATTCACACACCCATGAAGAGTCGACTAGATTGGAGCCAGCAAAGCTAGTGGTGAAATCGCGTCTCAAGAGGCTCTTTGAGCTCCAATTCCTGAGAAATTCCGCCACTGAAAAGGTCGGCATCGTTGATGAGCCGCATTTCCACAAGGACGGCGCTAATGGCTCGACTGAGTTTGAGCCGAGCTCACTGTGCTTGGCGAAGATGGTACAGAACTTCATCGAGGAGAGCAACGAGAAGCAATTGTCCACCGCAGTGAGGTGCGGCCGCAGTCGCTGCAACTGCTTCAACGGGAAATGTAATGACAGCTCGGAAGACGAATTCGAAGCTTTTGGTGGTTTTGGTGACTCTAATTTTGTTTCTTCCAGCGAAGGAATTGAAATTCTAAAG AGTTTGGTCCCTTGTGCAAGTGTTTCTGAGAGGAATTTGCTAGCGGACACTGCGGGGATCGTTGATAAGAACAAGATCTGCAAGCGCAAAGACGATTTTTCCATGAGGATCGTTACTGATGGATTGCAGGCTCTTGGATACGACGTTTCAATCTGCAAATCTCGTTGGGAAAAATCCCCCACCCATCCCTCCG GTGAGTATGAGTACATAGACGTGATCATCTCAGGCGAGAGACTGCTAATTGACATTGATTTCAGATCAGAATTTGAAATTGCTCGATCAACCAAGGCCTACAAATCTCTTCTTCAATCTATTCCCCACATCTTTGTGGGCAAAGCCGGTCGTCTCCAGAAGATCATCTCCGTCGTATCAAATGCAGCCAAGCAGAGCCTCAAGAAGAAGGGTATGCACATTCCACCTTGGAGAAAAGCCGAGTATGTCGAAGCTAAATGGCTTTCTCCTTATTTGCGAGCTACACCGCCTCTTTCCTCATACAAAACCGGTCCCAAACCTCAAAAGGAGCAAACTTTGGTTCCAAAAGGGATCAACAATTTTCCACCGAGCGGCAAAGAGGAGAACTCGTTGGAGGATACTGAGTTGGGCGAGTCTGTCTTTGCTTTGTCATCTGAAAGTTCCGAGGAAGAAGAGAACGAGACGGTGGTGCGAGAATGGAAACCACCTGAGATTAAGCCCAAAAGTTTTCAGATTGGGGTTAAGATCGTGACGGGTTTGGCTTCAGTTATTGAAGATGAGCCATGA